The region ccctacccaaagagctCAGACTCATACCTAACACTCACAGCTGCAAGCGTGCCCTAAAGACACATCTCTTCAGGtttgcttataacattccctaatgttcccagttttttgctatggggccccattaatcctagctacgcccctgctgttcAGAGGTATGGAAGCTGCTAGAAGACACCAGGAAGCTCTACACGCATGGCCCTCTATTGGGTAGCAGATGGCCCAACAGACCAGATGGTCCCTGTGCATGGTACCAGAGGTTCAAGAAGGTACAGTTTGCAAAGTCACACACAGAGAACTGGACCCAAATATGAGGCAGAGAGGTAGCCCGATAAAGATAAGGAGTTGGTAGTAGCGCTGCTGGGCCAAACTAAGTCACCCGCACTGCCTCATGCCTCATACTATGCTGATACAGGTGCCTTGTTCCTTAAAACACTACATTAGGGAGGTGTCCCACCATGAAGATCTCACATTGTCACATAAATTGACCACATACAACTACATGTTCTGAACAATTATTTAGGATCATCTGTAATACATTATATGTGTTTTCTGAGAGAATCCTTAATATCTTTATTTCTCAGGCTGTACACAATGGGGTTCAGCATGGGGGTCAACACTGTGTAGAACATGGCCACCAATGAATCGATATCTGAGGAGTAGGAAGGTGTAGGACGAACGTACATAAAGATCAGAGGCAAAAAGTACATGTTCACCACAACAAAATGGGAAGCGCAGGTGGAAAATGTCTTTCTGCGTCCATCAGATGAAGCTATTCTCAGAACTGATTTAATTATATTAACATATGATGTTACTATTATAACACAGCAGGTGAGGAGAGCAATGGCACTAAGTGAGGAACCTACTATGACATTGAGTGAGGTGTCGGCACAAGCCAACTTCAGGAGAGGTGGATGGTcacaataataatgataaatgacATTTGGGCCACAAAAGGGTAACCTAATGGCTAAAATTATCATGGCGATTGGGGAGGCAAAGCCCAAAGTCCATGACACCAACGACAAGACAACGTAAAACTGCTTGGCCATGATGCTATGGTAGTGCAGCGGAGAACAGATGGCCACATATCGATCATAAGCCATGACTGATAGGAGGTAACACTCAGCAGAATTCAATGAAACAAAAAAGTACATCTGCAAGAAGCAACCTAGAAAGGGGATTCTGTCAAGTTGCATAGAAAACTTGATGAGCATCTTGGGGATGGTCACGGTGGTGGACATCATGTCCAAAAAGGAGAGGTTTCTGACAAAGAAGTACATTGGAGTGTGTAGCTTCTGGTCCAAGGTTACAAGGATGAATATAAGGCCATTCCCTAAGATGGTGGAAAGATAGATgataaggaaaataaaaaataacgggACATGGAAGCCATGGAGACTTGGGAATCCAAAGATGATGAACTCGGTGACAATTTTGGAGTCATTGATGGAAATAATATCTTGTGTCTTCACCTGAGGGTCAGAAAAATAATATTGTAaactaggatatatatatatatatatatatatatatatatatatatatatatatatattagaccaCATCAGCAGGATGACCTGAAACTCCTGGGTCTTGATAGGACTACCACTAGGTCTATCGAATCTGCCCTTATATTGTTTCCTTATATTGTttaggacagatatatgtttatcccaggcaggtctACATTCCGTTTCTGTGTAGTGGTgtgaggagcagtctgtgagagagaggGGTATGTAAATAAGCAGCctgtgtaatatgtaatattACATAATGTACTGTAACAGTGTATCAGAGGAGGAATAGAGAGCAGTATGTGTACCAGAGGGGCATGGGAGCAGTATGTgtaacagaggaggcatggggagcagtatatataacaGAGGAGACATAGGGAGAAGTATGTgtaacagaggaggcatggggagcagtatatgtaacagaggaggcatggggagaagtatatgtaacagaggaggcatggggaaCAGTATATGTAACAGAGGagacatggggagcagtatgtgtaacagaggaggcatggggagcagtatgtgtaacagaggaggcatggggagcagtatgtgtaacagaggaggcatggggagcagtatatgtaacagaggaggtgtcaggaaccggtgacaccagacacacagagacagtgagccctacgctcagccccgcccactgtcctctacctacttgcccccctaggctaaaccccagggcagcaactgggcggcagtccctgtactggctaggtgggaaacaaagacaagacagacagacaaaacacaatgaagaatggtcaggaatccgggtcacaacagtctggcagcgcagtacaaaaacacaatccaagaagcaaggtctataaacaggcaatatggcagggcaggcagctagcagggatggtcagaaatacaaagcaaaagagtcagaataaacagagcaggagaaacagaaccaggcagagacaagctcaatatccgcaaagatatcccagactgggttagttatataggaggccagggttctgatccagaatgtaattggaccatccccctgatctccaagcacagacacctgagaacaaaacagatccactggcaggaagacctgtcagtcacagcagaaccaaaacacagattaaccctgacatggccagacagaactcagcaggtaaagtcgggtgtgtctctcaaggtgagaaaaaccagtgttcacacactacaaaacaaaacacagaaacagaatgcaagaaaatcagcaccttctcggccgcacagcatgagcagagggacgcatgacgctccgcaaagataccatcctgacagtacccccccttttatgaggggcctcaggaccctcaccagatgaaccagacctgggaggaaacggacctcttacaatacatgtctcaacatcgctagagatctcatcgtccgtctcccattcatcagaatcagactccaagtgatggacaactggtctcctgacagatctcccataaccgctcaaatcggtaccagacacagagccaatttcagcattacatgaagacacagatatggcacaatca is a window of Dendropsophus ebraccatus isolate aDenEbr1 chromosome 5, aDenEbr1.pat, whole genome shotgun sequence DNA encoding:
- the LOC138794014 gene encoding olfactory receptor 6N1-like — protein: MALISIVREDRLEDAHIRTPSGHAGFTYHRGSCRSRLDRFYLKEEAVSFTVSVVEVEFSDHCLILFSLNVSKTPRMGRGYWRLNASLLEEAEEGWLWTIGRGRDEPEATLRVVAYADDATIFVSSREAVDVVMSEVDRYSEESGSSINPDKCESLLLGGGDPEFDPGPQDSAKILGITFGQGDYPIKNWDGRLQNAAQKVDQWKDQFLPVVTVLGILEKGSVSMIAVKSKIDICLSQARYSHLPTTFIGGLFKVKTQDIISINDSKIVTEFIIFGFPSLHGFHVPLFFIFLIIYLSTILGNGLIFILVTLDQKLHTPMYFFVRNLSFLDMMSTTVTIPKMLIKFSMQLDRIPFLGCFLQMYFFVSLNSAECYLLSVMAYDRYVAICSPLHYHSIMAKQFYVVLSLVSWTLGFASPIAMIILAIRLPFCGPNVIYHYYCDHPPLLKLACADTSLNVIVGSSLSAIALLTCCVIIVTSYVNIIKSVLRIASSDGRRKTFSTCASHFVVVNMYFLPLIFMYVRPTPSYSSDIDSLVAMFYTVLTPMLNPIVYSLRNKDIKEALLDMKDPV